The sequence TCTAGGGGCCAGCACTAACAGTTTACAACCTACCCCAGAAGAAGCCTGCCCAGGGGACCCCACCATCAATAACCCGAGACAACCCACTCCAACCCTCAAAGCCACTCGGACAGGCAGGATGCTTGCCTCAGCAGAGGGGGCAAGACTGAGGAAGGACGAGCACAGCACGGCATGGGTCTGATGGGTGTGCCCGCCCCCGCCACTCACCTTCAGTTTGGGCACCTCCTGAACCCGCACGTCGTCCGTTATGGTCCCCACAACCACGGCCGTTTTGTTTTCCCGGCCAGGAAGCTTCATCTTCCGGATCTTGGGGTGGGGAGGATGCACGTCGTAAGTCCTTTTGGTGTTTACATCCAGCTCCGTTTCAGGCATCCCCAGACCAGGGCAGCCGTCCCCTCTAACGGGACCCCCGACTCACACCACACCCCTTAAACCCCACAGGCCTCCCTCAGGTCCCGCTGGGGAAAGCTCTAGATAAAAACAATGCAGACTGTCCAACAGGGCCTCCCTCAGCAGGGCCTTTGACATAAAACTCAGTTATGACTTGGGGCCTTGGGGGAATCTCCTGAAGCCATCAGGACACCTCCACCTCACAATAAGGAGAAGCGGCCCAGGAGCCTCGCCCGCTGCCCATGAACACTCAGTTCCAACCAACAGTCCAAGCTCTCCGCTCGTGGCTGGCTGAGACAAACCCGTGATGCCCCGGTTGCTCCCAGAGCTCGAAGTCCTCCCTCCTTTCCAGACAGACAAGACCCAGTGGCTCCCAGGTCCACCGTGCTCTCTGGCCAGCCACTCACCATCCGAGAAAGGGACAGAGGAGGCCGGTTGGTGCGACTCATAAACAACCTCTTCAGCACAACCTGGTTGAATGTGGAATTGGTTCTTCTGGCCAGAAACCTGTACAACTGGAGGGACGGGAAGAGAGTGAGAAGCTGGGACAGCTGGCTCCCCTGCAGCCTTCCAGTGAAGGGGCAAACACATGACGATTTGGACTAGAAGAATCTTTATCCCTTTCCCCCAACCCAGCAACCTAGAGGGAGAAAGCTGGCCCAGGTCCTTCCTGGCCAAGGACCTAGAAAATCCCAGCTCCACTCCCAAGCCAAGCTGTACACAGCCTAGAGGCTGAAAACACAAATGCAGGAGGCCCTGGGACAGAACCAGAGACGCAAGCCTGCCCTGCAGGCCCCAGGGAGGAGCCTGGTGCCAGCACTAGAATGGAGGATCTGCAAGTCACAGACCTGGGGTGACCCTCCCCAAAGACCTCTCAGGGCCCAGCCTCACCTTGACCAACAGCCTCAGGTAGATATCCTGGCTCTTGGGCTCCTTGCGCCGAACCTTTCGGTCCTTGTTGTGGCGGATGTCAACTCCCTGCGGGGGTGAAGAGGCAACCATGGACCCAATTACCCCCAACCAtggccaattattattattatttttttttttgagacggagtctcgctctgtcacccaggctggagtgcagtggccggatctcagctcactgcaagctccgcctcccgggttcacgccattctcctgcctcagcctcccgagtagctgggactacaggcgcccgccacctcgcccgactaagttttttttttgtatttttagtagagacggggtttcactgtgttagccaggatggtctcgatctcctgacctcgtgatccgcccgtctcggcctcccaaagtgctgggattacaggcttgagccacctcgcccggcccatGGCCAATTATTACTTATTTCTGAAACTGAGAGCTGGGCCCCAGGTCCAGCTCTGAACACACCAGCTCAAATCCCAGGCCTACCACAAAGAGACCTCTGGGCTGCCACCGACCCCTCTGTAAAAAGGGGCTACTTACAATGCCTTCAGCCCATGGCACACAGAACCCCGAAAACAAAACAGCGTAACACAGCAGCCATGTCAACTTTATATAAAAAGGTTAATTCTTTACAACTTGTATTTTGCAACAATGTTAAGTTCTCAAAACTGGCTCCCACACCTGCAGGATAACCAAAAATATCGAACCAATGGCAGTAATGATGGAAACGAATCCTTATTCAGAACCGAGCAATACTACCAGAATCACCTCTCCTACAACATCAGTCAATCCAACAACCCTTACCAAGTACtgtctttttaagaaattgtttttgaagtggaaacagggtctcactatattggccaggctggtcttgatctcctgggcaaggaatcctccagcctcggcctccctaaaGGCTAGGATAACAGGTTTGAGCCACCTCGAAAAGCTCTTACCTCCCTGCTGCCTTTCTGAGTAACTGAAGTTTTTTCAGACTTTGTTCGCCATCATTGAGAACTACTTAAGTTTTAATAGTTCCACTTACTCAGCACTGTGTGCAAGACCCCGTGGTGAGAATTTCCTGTGAGTTTATTATTCCCAAATTCACAAACTTGTCAGATGGGATTATTGTGTACATAACGAACAGTCACACTGGGGCAAAGGCTCAAAAACCATCACAAGGTGGGAAGGGACCTGAGACTCAGAGGCCTCCCTGGTCCCCAAATTGATCCTCCCACCCGACTTTTCGTACTACAAAGTGACAGGTCCGGATAGAAGCAGCAAAGCCAAGTAACTACGAGCGGCTGCGGGTCCAGCCAGCCACCTGCGTCGGAATCCTGGCTCCGCCACTTCCTAGCTTTGTAAACCCAGTCATATCAGCCTCCGAGCACCTCAACTTGGTCACCTACTCAATGGGGGCGGTCGGCTATGACTCTGACCCATCCCTGCTCTCCTGGCCCCCAGAGTACGCCCCCAGTATCGGGAGTTGCCCCCTCCAGGCAGCCGCAGACCCCCTGCCGCCCTCCAGCGTGCCCCTAGGCCGCGACTACAGCGGATGGCAGCGGATTGCCCAGCCCCGAACGCCGCAAAGCGGGCTCACCATGATGGCGCCTCCTGCTCGGCCAGGTCCGGAAAGAGAGAACAGTACCGGGGTGGGCGGGGAAAGCCTCCAGCGAGTGGCGCCGCCGTGACGTCACATGGGTGCGACGCGGCGCTCTACCACGATCCGGACTTCTCTGTGGTGAGTTGGACGACTGACTAGTCAGGCGACAACCTCAGAGAGCATAGAGCAGAGGAACAAGCGCAACGTCCAAGAGGGAAGGGCCAGCACGTCGGGGGCCTCTCTGGCCCTACCCGGGCCGTGTTCTCGATAGTTTTCCGGAAGAAAGGGATCTAGGAGCGAGATGTGTGGAGCTAGCACGACGCGTCGCGCTGTGACGCTCTGGCCCGACGCCGACGGCCTCTCAGTGGCTCGCGGAGGACCCGGCGGGCCGAGTGTTGGAGGTGAGGAGGCGGGGCTGGCAGGGCTAGTCGGGGCATCTGGAAACCTCTGACCCCACGCTTCGGGCGTTTCCTTATCAGGTTCACTTCTCCCTTATCTCGCGCTACACTTCGTAGGCGCAGCCGCTGCTTGGGAAGTCCTACTTAAGGTCTAACCCGAGATGATCTTGCTGCACCTCAATCTATAGCATCCTGTATTCCCATCCTTTGAGTTCCGCTTCTCCTTCTCCCCCGGCCCCCACATGGCCCTTTGCTGACCTAGAAAGAGACCTAGAAAGTGGGAGGCCCCGtggcttgggggtggggggaatggaGGCCCAAAGGGTAGGAAGGAGACCCAGGGAGAAGTAGAGGCAAAGAAAGATGGTGAGATGGGGCCTTGCAAGGCTGTAATcaaattcaaatcctggctctgctaggTACTAAtggggtgaccttgggcaagtcacttaacctttctgtgatcttgggaaaatcacttaacttctctgggccttgcTCTCCTTATGGACAAAAAGGGGATGACAacaggcctggcacacaggaggttTTCCAGGATTATGAAAGTTAATAAAACTGCTGAGGTCAGTGTTTtgcacataataagtgctcaataaaaattaGCCTTCACTCCTATTATAGCATACATATTGTGTGCAACCAGATGGACTGGCTGGGGCAGTGATTAAAATGACTTACCTACTCTTCCCCGGCACCCCCCGCAGGGAGGCCCCCTGTCTCTTGGCACACTGAGCCTGGAGGGGCCTCCTGCAGTCGACTCTCAATGCTGCTCCTCACTCACATCTCCTCCACAGAGCTGAAGGTCAGAGCTGAAGTGAGACCTGACTCCTTGCTCCTACCAGCCTACTATGGCTTAAgacccaggcccagggccccattGATGTAACAGAGCAGAGGACCAGCAGATGAATGGACTCCTTGAAGCAGAGGAGCAGGACCAGGTAAGGGACCATCTAAAAGCCAAGATCCTCATACTGTGGAAAGACAAAATCCaaagcttttcttcttcttctttttttttttttttttttttttttttgagacggagtctcgctctgtcgcccgggctggagtgcaatggccggatctcagctcactgcaagctccgcctcccgggtttacgccattctcctgcctcagcctcccgagtagctgggactacaggcgcccgccacctcgcccggctagttttttgtattttttagtagagacggggtttcaccgtgttagccaggatggtctcgatctcctgacctcgtgatccgcccgtctcgacctcccaaagtgctgggattacaggcttgagccaccgcgcccggcccttttttttttttttaaaaaaaagattggaggccgggcgtggtagctcacgcttgtaatcccagcactctgggaggccaaggcctgcggatcacctgaggccaggagttcgagctcagcctggccaacatggtgaaaccccgtctctactaaaaatacaaaagttagccgggcatggtggtgtgcgcctgtaatcccagctactcaggaggctgaggcaggagaatcgtttgaacccgggaggcagaggttgcagtaagctgagatcgcgctgcactccagcctgggcggcagagtgagaaaaaatagggtc comes from Macaca fascicularis isolate 582-1 chromosome 19, T2T-MFA8v1.1 and encodes:
- the RPL18 gene encoding large ribosomal subunit protein eL18 isoform X1 → MGVDIRHNKDRKVRRKEPKSQDIYLRLLVKLYRFLARRTNSTFNQVVLKRLFMSRTNRPPLSLSRMVSGWPESTVDLGATGSCLSGKEGGLRALGATGASRIRKMKLPGRENKTAVVVGTITDDVRVQEVPKLKVCALRVTSRARSRILRAGGKILTFDQLALDSPKGCGTVLLSGPRKGREVYRHFGKAPGTPHSHTKPYVRSKGRKFERARGRRASRGYKN
- the RPL18 gene encoding large ribosomal subunit protein eL18 isoform X2, translated to MGVDIRHNKDRKVRRKEPKSQDIYLRLLVKLYRFLARRTNSTFNQVVLKRLFMSRTNRPPLSLSRMIRKMKLPGRENKTAVVVGTITDDVRVQEVPKLKVCALRVTSRARSRILRAGGKILTFDQLALDSPKGCGTVLLSGPRKGREVYRHFGKAPGTPHSHTKPYVRSKGRKFERARGRRASRGYKN